A genomic stretch from Lathyrus oleraceus cultivar Zhongwan6 chromosome 2, CAAS_Psat_ZW6_1.0, whole genome shotgun sequence includes:
- the LOC127119765 gene encoding uncharacterized protein LOC127119765 — protein MEKGNGCCFSSVSSAVILSTVAFVVILIFVRVLYVIYYCSGRPLSKRASKPVSTLIILGSGGHTAEMLNLLAVLQKDRFTPRFYIAAATDNMSLQKAMLLENSLASESGIDVANTAQFMKIYRSREVGQSYITSVWTTLIAIVHALWLMIKIRPEVILCNGPGTCIPLCVIAFIFKVLGIRWSSIFYVESIARVKRLSLSGLLLYKLSMADQIFVQWPQLQRQYPRATYVGRLM, from the exons ATGGAAAAAGGCAATGGCTGCTGCTTCTCTAGTGTATCTTCAGCTGTTATTCTTTCAACTGTCGCTTTCGTTGTCATCTTGATCTTTGTTCGTGTCCTTTATGTCATATATTATTGTAGTGGAAGACCCTTGAGCAAAAGAGCATCAAAACCTGTTAGTACCCTTATTATTTTAGGATCAG GGGGTCATACTGCCGAGATGCTTAATCTATTGGCAGTGTTACAGAAAGATAGGTTTACTCCGAGATTCTACATTGCTGCTGCTACTGATAATATGAGTCTTCAAAAAGCTATGTTGTTGGAGAACTCCCTTGCATCTGAG AGTGGAATAGACGTTGCTAATACTGCACAGTTCATGAAGATTTATCGAAGTAGGGAAGTTGGTCAATCATATATAACCTCAGTTTGGACTACTTTAATCGCAATAGTCCATGCATTATGGCTGATGATTAAAATTAGGCCTGAAGTG ATACTTTGCAATGGACCTGGAACTTGCATTCCCCTTTGTGTTATTGCCTTTATATTTAAG GTACTTGGAATCAGATGGTCGTCAATTTTTTACGTCGAGAGTATCGCAAGAGTGAAAAGGCTCTCCTTGAGTGGCTTGCTCCTATACAAGTTGTCGATGGCAGACCAAATTTTTGTTCAATGGCCACAGTTGCAACGACAATATCCCCGAGCTACCTATGTTGGTAGACTCATGTAA
- the LOC127119766 gene encoding uncharacterized protein LOC127119766, whose amino-acid sequence MNGRHHRQQISATAKPQQRHRAKSNFRYVEKSELSSSSNSMAVEERVSPEDVDVNGNNSNNNNAADDVASSSTAKEGGDDDDIDLIIDNRLDKLLSDVQEPELSIEEIANNDQLQQDELLVVESIYGENVFSLDTWKGLRCFQIHINIDILDEIGITAKVNSDSEVESISGNSDDFLYSFKVKYLPPIVLTCLLPKSYPSHQSPIFTISVKWLESAKILSLCSKLDSIWTEQQGQEVIYQWVDWLHSSSLSHLGFDQEIRLGPYGLNCVADSRVVSGIGCIDNDIPFLQSYNNERRHQNFLKELHECCICYSEYPGTEFVQLPCKHFFCRKCVRTFTQIHVKEGNISNLQCLDAKCKDMIPPSLLKHFLGDEDYERWESVMLEKTLASMSDVVYCPRCETPCIEDEDQHAQCPNCFFSFCTLCRERRHVGIECLTLDLKLQLLQDRQNSSQLKGNQRRLELEKINEMLSEREIRRDSKFCPSCDMAISRTEGCNKMKCGNCEQYFCYRCNQALDASDPYGHFRDGSCELFPREMIDNWQAQARINPLQEIQQVHAELFHLGGSACPSCRQFNVKIGNNNHMLCWACQSHYCYLCNGIVRRGTKHYGPKGCKQHSEG is encoded by the exons ATGAATGGGAGGCACCACCGCCAACAAATTTCCGCCACCGCAAAGCCGCAACAACGACACCGTGCCAAATCGAATTTCCGCTACGTCGAAAAATCCGAACTTAGTTCTTCATCCAACTCTATGGCGGTTGAAGAACGAGTTTCCCCTGAAGATGTTGATGTCAACGGCAATAACAGCAACAATAACAATGCTGCCGATGACGTGGCTAGTTCAAGCACGGCCAAAGAAGGTGGTGACGATGATGATATTGATCTTATTATCGATAACAGGCTTGATAAGTTGCTAAGTGATGTTCAAGAACCTGAATTGTCCATTGAAGAGATCGCGAACAATGATCAATTGCAGCAAGATGAG TTACTTGTGGTGGAGTCAATTTATGGAGAAAATGTTTTCAGCCTTGATACATGGAAAGGCTTGCGTTGTTTTCAG ATACATATAAACATTGATATTTTGGATGAAATAGGCATTACTGCTAAGGTGAACTCTGATAGTGAAGTTGAAAGTATAAGCGGCAATTCAGATGATTTCTTATACTCTTTCAAAGTTAAATATCTTCCACCGATTGTTTTGACGTGTTTATTACCTAAGTCATATCCGAGCCACCAATCACCTATATTTACAATCTCTGTGAAGTGGTTAGAATCTGCCAAGATTTTAAGTTTATGTTCCAAGTTGGATTCAATATGGACAGAACAGCAAGGGCAGGAAGTAATTTACCAGTGGGTAGACTGGTTACATAGTTCTTCTCTTTCACATTTGGGATTCGATCAGGAGATTAGACTAGGTCCTTATGGCCTGAATTGTGTCGCGGACTCACGTGTGGTTTCGGGAATTGGATGCATTGATAATGATATTCCTTTTTTACAAAGCTACAATAATGAGAGACGCCATCAGAACTTCCTTAAAGAATTGCATGAATGTTGCATTTGCTATAGTGAATATCCAG GTACCGAATTCGTCCAATTACCATGTAAACATTTTTTTTGCCGCAAATGCGTGAGGACCTTTACCCAAATTCACGTAAAAGAAGGCAACATTAGTAATCTTCAATGTCTGGATGCAAAATGCAAGGACATGATTCCACCTAGCCTTTTAAAACATTTTCTTGGCGACGAAGATTACGAACGTTGGGAATCGGTGATGTTAGAGAAAACACTTGCATCAATGTCTGATGTTGTTTATTGCCCGAGATGCGAAACACCCTGCATAGAGGATGAAGACCAACATGCTCAGTGCCCAAACTGCTTTTTTAGCTTTTGTACTCTTTGCAGGGAACGACGCCATGTTGGCATAGAATGCTTGACACTAGATTTGAAGCTTCAACTTCTGCAG GATCGTCAAAATTCATCCCAATTAAAGGGAAATCAAAGGCGTCTTGAACTTGAAAAGATCAATGAAATGCTCAGTGAGAGAGAAATTCGCCGTGATTCCAAGTTTTGCCCATCTTGTGACATGGCGATTTCTCGAACTGAAGGTTGTAATAAAATGAAGTGTGGTAATTGTGAACAATACTTCTGCTACCGCTGCAACCAAGCACTTGATGCATCAGATCCATATGGACATTTCAG GGATGGGTCGTGTGAACTTTTCCCACGAGAAATGATTGATAACTGGCAAGCACAAGCACGCATAAATCCTCTCCAGGAAATACAACAAGTACATGCTGAACTCTTTCACCTCGGTGGCTCAGCATGTCCTAGTTGTCGTCAATTTAATGTAAAG ATTGGAAACAATAATCACATGTTATGTTGGGCATGCCAAAGCCATTACTGCTACTTATGCAACGGAATTGTCCGGCGCGGCACTAAGCATTATGGACCGAAAGGTTGCAAACAGCACAGTGAGGGATAG